One genomic window of Psychrobacillus sp. INOP01 includes the following:
- the motA gene encoding flagellar motor stator protein MotA, translated as MDKSTVFGLIIGVVSLAVGMILKGAGLASLLNPAAILIIIFGTIATIVIGFPTNELKRIPKLFGVIFKESKLVPDVEVIKMFSSWADLARREGLLALESKTTDVEDPFLKNGLTLAIDGQNADYIRDVLTEEIDALEERHSGGAQIFTQAGTYAPTLGVLGAVVGLIAALSDMSDIDKLAHAISAAFIATLLGIFTGYVLWHPFANKLKRKSKQEVRQKTMMLEGILSVLEGDAPRVIEQKLASYLSMSERKKVLEESGEAGLGKEA; from the coding sequence ATGGATAAGTCTACAGTATTCGGTTTAATAATAGGGGTTGTTTCATTAGCTGTTGGTATGATATTAAAAGGGGCAGGTTTAGCAAGCTTATTAAACCCTGCTGCAATTTTAATCATCATATTCGGAACAATCGCAACAATTGTCATTGGGTTCCCAACAAATGAGTTAAAAAGGATACCTAAGCTTTTTGGAGTTATTTTTAAAGAGTCAAAGCTAGTACCTGATGTGGAAGTAATTAAAATGTTTTCAAGTTGGGCAGATCTTGCGCGTAGAGAAGGATTATTAGCGTTAGAAAGTAAAACAACAGATGTAGAAGATCCATTTTTAAAAAATGGCCTGACATTGGCTATTGATGGGCAAAATGCAGATTATATTCGTGATGTCTTGACAGAGGAAATTGACGCATTAGAGGAAAGACATTCTGGAGGAGCCCAAATTTTTACGCAAGCAGGTACATATGCACCTACTTTAGGTGTACTTGGTGCAGTAGTTGGACTAATTGCAGCTTTAAGTGATATGAGTGATATCGATAAATTAGCACATGCCATTTCTGCAGCATTTATAGCGACACTACTAGGGATTTTCACTGGTTATGTTTTATGGCATCCATTTGCGAATAAACTAAAACGTAAATCTAAACAAGAAGTTAGACAAAAAACTATGATGCTTGAAGGGATACTTTCTGTTTTAGAGGGAGATGCTCCTCGGGTTATCGAACAAAAACTGGCTTCCTATTTATCTATGTCAGAGCGCAAAAAAGTCTTAGAGGAAAGCGGGGAGGCTGGCCTTGGCAAAGAAGCGTAA
- the motB gene encoding flagellar motor protein MotB, with amino-acid sequence MAKKRKKHKHEEEVSEAWLLPYSDVLTLLLALFIVLFASSSVDQQKLEQMSQAFNQVLEGGTGIFEQPSPVEMPDAPNDSGQGEDGESTAYMEDQQALAEIQDSVDEYIAVNALEKQFVTKLTDEGLLVTIRDSILFDTGEAEVKGEYRQIAEDISDLLVFDPPRNVVITGHTDNIPISSSEFSSNWELSVMRSVNFLKILAGNNTIDPLYFSAKGYGEFRPVASNDTPANRAKNRRVEVLIQPRVLEDGTLNDQPE; translated from the coding sequence TTGGCAAAGAAGCGTAAGAAACATAAGCATGAAGAGGAAGTAAGTGAAGCATGGCTTCTTCCATATTCCGATGTTTTAACCTTATTGTTAGCCTTATTTATCGTATTGTTTGCTTCAAGTTCCGTAGATCAGCAAAAGTTGGAACAAATGTCACAAGCATTTAACCAAGTGCTCGAAGGAGGGACTGGTATTTTTGAACAGCCATCTCCTGTTGAAATGCCTGATGCCCCAAACGATTCAGGTCAGGGCGAGGATGGTGAGAGCACTGCATATATGGAGGATCAGCAAGCACTTGCAGAAATCCAAGACAGTGTGGATGAGTATATAGCAGTTAATGCATTAGAAAAACAATTCGTTACTAAACTGACGGATGAAGGCCTCCTTGTTACGATAAGAGATAGTATATTATTCGATACCGGTGAAGCAGAAGTAAAAGGGGAGTATCGTCAAATTGCGGAAGATATCTCTGATTTGCTTGTGTTTGATCCCCCTAGAAATGTGGTTATCACTGGGCATACCGATAATATTCCCATCTCTAGTAGTGAGTTTTCTTCCAACTGGGAGTTAAGCGTTATGCGTTCAGTGAACTTCCTGAAAATATTAGCAGGAAATAATACAATAGATCCGCTATATTTTAGTGCAAAAGGTTACGGTGAATTTAGACCGGTAGCTTCGAATGATACTCCAGCAAATCGAGCAAAAAATAGAAGAGTTGAAGTACTAATTCAGCCACGTGTTTTAGAAGATGGTACTTTAAACGATCAACCTGAATAA
- a CDS encoding carbohydrate kinase, with the protein MNTKEINILKYLRENPYASQMEIANELNMSRPAVANIISQLIKNGNITGRAYILPENKEIICIGGANVDRKYTLINGLQMGTSNPTSSLQSVGGVARNIAENLGRLGHAVRLLSVVGTDMEYEAIEKASSNWMNLFSIEKLPNYTTGTYSAVLDSNGEMLLALANMDIYEQLTVDYLKKHEAHLTNAQLIIIDMNCSKEVIEYIRTVSVGHNIPLALIPVSSPKMNRMPESLEGIEWLIANKDEAETYLGMNVEDKESWKEATRQFVQKGISRVVITWGSEGIMYAGSDMETSYFPAMQVEDVIDVTGAGDAFVSATLYAWLNGEDITMTIQTGMMNASKTIRSSDTVRTELSRNNLTNEMEENIK; encoded by the coding sequence ATGAATACAAAAGAAATAAATATTTTAAAGTATCTCCGGGAAAATCCATATGCATCCCAAATGGAAATAGCAAATGAACTAAACATGTCTAGACCAGCCGTTGCTAATATTATTTCCCAATTAATAAAAAATGGGAACATCACAGGAAGAGCTTATATTTTACCCGAGAACAAAGAAATTATTTGCATTGGCGGAGCAAATGTAGACAGAAAATATACGCTAATCAATGGGCTCCAAATGGGTACATCTAATCCTACATCAAGCTTACAAAGCGTAGGAGGGGTTGCAAGGAATATTGCAGAAAACTTAGGTAGACTAGGACATGCTGTACGTTTGTTATCTGTTGTAGGGACAGATATGGAATATGAAGCTATTGAAAAAGCTTCTAGTAATTGGATGAATTTATTTTCCATTGAAAAGCTACCTAATTACACAACAGGAACATACTCTGCGGTGCTAGATTCAAATGGCGAAATGCTTCTTGCTTTAGCAAATATGGATATCTATGAACAGTTGACTGTAGATTATTTAAAAAAACATGAAGCTCATTTGACGAATGCTCAGCTCATCATTATAGATATGAACTGCTCAAAAGAAGTGATTGAATATATCCGAACTGTTTCAGTTGGACATAACATACCATTGGCATTAATACCTGTATCTTCCCCGAAAATGAATAGAATGCCTGAATCATTAGAGGGGATTGAATGGTTAATCGCCAATAAAGATGAAGCAGAAACGTATTTAGGTATGAATGTTGAGGATAAAGAATCGTGGAAAGAAGCAACAAGACAATTTGTGCAAAAGGGTATTTCACGTGTAGTTATAACCTGGGGTAGTGAGGGTATAATGTACGCAGGTAGTGACATGGAAACGTCCTATTTTCCAGCAATGCAGGTAGAGGATGTAATTGATGTAACTGGTGCCGGGGACGCATTTGTTTCCGCTACTTTATATGCTTGGTTGAATGGTGAGGATATTACGATGACCATACAAACAGGTATGATGAACGCAAGTAAAACTATTCGCTCAAGCGATACAGTAAGAACAGAGCTTTCCCGAAATAATTTAACTAATGAGATGGAGGAAAATATAAAATGA